From the genome of Streptococcus oralis:
GAGTTTTTGACATGTGGTTTTCTTTTTATCTACGAGAGACTGATGGAGGAATTATGTCAACTATTGAAGAACAATTAAAAGCGCTTCGTGAGGAAACGCTGGCTAGCTTGAAGCAGATTACTGCTGAAAATGAAAAAGAGATGCAAGACTTACGTGTCTCTGTCCTTGGTAAAAAGGGTTCGCTTACGGAGATTCTTAAAGGGATGAAGGATGTCTCGGCTGAGATGCGCCCAATCATCGGGAAACACGTCAATGAAGCGCGCGATGTCTTAACTGCTGCCTTTGAAGAAACAGCTAAGCTCTTGGAAGAAAAGAAAGTGGAAGCTCAACTAGCAAGTGAGAGCATTGATGTTACGCTTCCAGGTCGCCCAGTTGCGACAGGTCACCGTCACGTTCTCACTCAAACTAGTGAAGAAATCGAAGATATCTTCATCGGGATGGGTTACCAAGTCGTGGATGGTTTTGAAGTGGAGCAAGACTACTATAACTTTGAACGTATGAACCTTCCGAAAGATCACCCAGCCCGCGATATGCAGGATACTTTCTACATTACAGAAGAAATCTTGCTTCGTACTCACACGTCTCCGGTTCAGGCGCGTGCTATGGATGCTCATGATTTTTCAAAAGGTCCTTTGAAAATGATCTCACCAGGGCGTGTGTTCCGTCGTGATACGGACGATGCGACCCACAGTCACCAGTTCCACCAAATCGAAGGATTGGTTGTTGGGAAAAACATCTCCATGGCAGATCTTCAAGGAACCCTTCAGTTGATTGTCCAAAAGATGTTTGGTGAAGAGCGTCAAATTCGTTTGCGCCCATCTTATTTCCCATTCACAGAGCCATCTGTTGAGGTGGATGTTTCCTGCTTTAAGTGTGGTGGAGAAGGCTGTAATGTATGTAAGAAAACAGGTTGGATTGAGATTATGGGGGCCGGTATGGTTCACCCACGTGTCCTTGAAATGAGTGGAATCGATGCGGCTGTATACTCTGGATTTGCCTTTGGTCTTGGACAAGAGCGTGTAGCCATGCTCCGTTACGGAATCAACGATATCCGTGGATTCTACCAAGGAGATGTCCGCTTCTCAGAACAGTTTAAATAATGATTAGAAAAGTAGAAAAGGCAGATATTGGGGTGTTGTCCAAAATTGCCAAACAAACCTTTCGTGAAACATTTGCTCATGATAATACGGAAGAGCAGTTACAGGAATACTTTGAAGAGGCTTATAGTCTGAGAGTTTTGTCAACTGAGTTGGAAAATCCTGACTCCGAAACCTATTTCATTATGCATGAAGAGGAGATAGCTGGTTTTCTCAAAGTCAACTGGGGAAATGCTCAAACTGAGAGAGAATTAGAGAACGCTTTTGAGATTCAACGCCTCTATGTGCTACAAAAATTCCAAGGATTTGGACTTGGTAAGCAACTGTTTGAATTCGCTCTGGAACTTGCCGAAAAAAATGGTTTTTCCTGGGCTTGGCTAGGTGTTTGGGAACATAATACAAAAGCTCAAGCATTTTATAATCGATATGGTTTTGAAAAATTTAGCCAACATCATTTTATGGTTGGTCAAAAAGTAGATACGGATTGGTTACTGAAAAAGAAATTAAGGTAAGAAGAGGATTCTTCTATATGAAATGATAGGAAAGGAAAAAACTAGAGTGACAACTGTCATTCTGGAGAACTAAATTATGCTTGTATCTTATAAATGGTTAAAAGAATTGGTGGACATTGATGTGCCATCACAAGAGTTGGCTGAGAAAATGTCAACTACAGGTATTGAGGTCGAAGGTGTCGAATCACCGGCTGCTGGTCTCTCAAAAATTGTCGTCGGTGAGGTCTTGTCTTGTGAAGATGTGCCAGAAACTCACTTGCATGTCTGTCAGGTTAATGTGGGTGAAGAAGAAGCCCGTCAAATCGTTTGTGGTGCTCCAAATGTGCGTGCTGGTATCAAGGTCATGGTGGCACTTCCGGGAGCTCGTATCGCGGACAATTACAAGATCAAAAAAGGGAAAATCCGTGGTTTAGAGTCTCTCGGAATGATTTGTTCACTTGGTGAATTAGGTATTTCTGACTCAGTTGTGCCAAAGGAATTCGCAGATGGTATCCAAATCTTGCCAGAAGATGCTGTTCCTGGGGACGAAGTCTTTTCTTACCTAGACTTGGATGATGAAATTATCGAACTTTCCATCACACCAAACCGTGCGGATGCCCTTTCTATGCGTGGGGTGGCGCACGAAGTGGCAGCCATCTATGACAAGGCAGTTAACTTTAAAGAATTTACTCTAACAGAAACAAACGAAGTAGCAGCAGATACCCTTTCTGTAGGGATTGAAACAGATAAGGCGCCATACTATGCGGCCCGTATCTTGGACAATGTGACCATCGCACCAAGTCCACAGTGGTTGCAAAACCTCCTCATGAATGAAGGTATCCGTCCTATCAACAACGTAGTGGACGTGACCAACTATATCTTGCTTTACTTTGGTCAACCTATGCATGCTTTTGACTTGGATACCTTTGAAGGGACTGACATCCGTGTGCGTGAAGCGCGTGCTGGTGAAAAGTTGGTGACCTTGGACGGTGAAGAACGTTACTTGGAAACAAATGATTTAGTGATTACTGTCGCTGACAAACCAGTAGCTCTTGCAGGTGTCATGGGCGGACAAGTTACAGAAATCTCTGAGAATTCTAGTCGCGTTGTCCTTGAAGCTGCAGTCTTCAATGGCAAATCCATCCGTAAGACTAGCGGTCGCTTGAATCTTCGTTCTGAGTCATCTTCTCGTTTTGAAAAAGGTATCAATGTAGCAACTGTTAATGAAGCCCTTGATGCTGCAGCTAGTATGATTGCAGAACTTGCAGGTGCGACGGTGCGTAAGGGCATCGTTTCAGCGGGTGAGCTTGATACTTCAGATGTGGAAGTATCTTCGACTCTTGCCGATGTCAACCGTGTCCTTGGAACAGAACTTTCCTATGCTGATGTAGAAGATGTCTTCCGTCGTCTTGGCTTTGGCCTTTCTGGCAATGCAGAAGCCTTTACAGTCAGCGTACCCCGTCGCCGTTGGGATATCACTATCGAAGCAGACCTCTTTGAAGAAATCGCTCGTATCTATGGATATGACCGTTTGCCAACCAGTCTTCCAAAAGATGATGGTACAGCAGGTGAATTGACTGCAACACAAAAATTGCGTCGCCAAGTCCGTACTATTGCTGAAGGAGCTGGTTTGATAGAAATCATCACCTACGCTCTGACAACTCCTGAAAAAGCAGTTGAGTTTACAGCTCAACCAAGTAGCCTTACAGAACTCATGTGGCCAATGACTGTGGACCGTTCTGTCCTTCGTCAAAATATGATTTCTGGTATCCTTGATACGGTAGCCTATAACGTGGCTCGTAAGAACAAAAACTTGGCTCTTTACGAGATTGGAAAAGTCTTTGAACAAACAGGCAATCCAAAAGAAGATCTACCAAATGAGATCAATAGCTTTGCCTTTGCCTTAACTGGTTTGGTTGCAGAAAAAGATTTCCAAACGGCAGCAGTTCCAGTTGATTTCTTCTATGCTAAGGGAATCCTTGAAGCGCTCTTTATTCGCTTGGGACTAGAAGTGACTTATACAGCAACAGCTGAGATTGCAAGCCTCCACCCAGGACGTACGGCCGTGATTTCACTCGGTGACCAAGTTCTTGGTTTCCTTGGCCAAGTGCATCCGATCACTGCCAAGGCTTATGATATTCCAGAAACGTATGTAGCGGAACTCAACCTTTCAGCCATCGAAGCTGCCCTCCAACCGGCTGCTCCATTTGTGGAAATCACCAAATTCCCAGCAGTTAGCCGTGATATTGCCCTTCTTCTCAAGGCAGAAATTAGCCATCAAGAAGTTGTAGACGCAATTCAAGCTGCAGGTGTGAAACGTTTGACAGATATCAAACTCTTCGACGTCTTCTCAGGTGAAAAACTGGGACTTGGTATGAAGTCAATGGCCTATAGCCTAACCTTCCAAAATCCAGAAGATAGCTTGACGGACGAAGAAGTCGCACGCTATATGGAAAAAATCCAAGCATCACTCGAAGAAAAAGTGAATGCGGAAGTACGTTAACTCATCAATCCATCCTTCGGGGTGGATTTTTAGTTTCAAAAGGACAGTTCAGAAGAGAAAAGCGATAGTTGAGGAGGAAGCCATCTCAGAAAGTTTTTAATGAGTTATACTAAAGATATCACTGAAGCACTTAAAATTTATTAAAGATAGAATACTTTTGCTACTTATAATCCGATAAAATAGACATAAATCGTTGTAAAGGCTATCAAAAAGGAGTATAATAAGTGCAACATATCTCGGAGGTGGAAAATGTTAGAAGTAAGAAATCTAGAGAAAAGTTTCGGTCCCAAGCAAGTCTTGTTTGGTGTCGATTTTCAGGCAAGTCCAGGAAGGATTCTGGGCTTGGTCGGGAAGAATGGTGCTGGGAAAACAACGATTTTCCACAGTATGTTGAAATTTTTAGAGTATCAAGGAGAGATCAGTCTGGATGGGCAGGAGATTCGTCAGGAAACCT
Proteins encoded in this window:
- the pheS gene encoding phenylalanine--tRNA ligase subunit alpha translates to MSTIEEQLKALREETLASLKQITAENEKEMQDLRVSVLGKKGSLTEILKGMKDVSAEMRPIIGKHVNEARDVLTAAFEETAKLLEEKKVEAQLASESIDVTLPGRPVATGHRHVLTQTSEEIEDIFIGMGYQVVDGFEVEQDYYNFERMNLPKDHPARDMQDTFYITEEILLRTHTSPVQARAMDAHDFSKGPLKMISPGRVFRRDTDDATHSHQFHQIEGLVVGKNISMADLQGTLQLIVQKMFGEERQIRLRPSYFPFTEPSVEVDVSCFKCGGEGCNVCKKTGWIEIMGAGMVHPRVLEMSGIDAAVYSGFAFGLGQERVAMLRYGINDIRGFYQGDVRFSEQFK
- a CDS encoding GNAT family N-acetyltransferase; the encoded protein is MIRKVEKADIGVLSKIAKQTFRETFAHDNTEEQLQEYFEEAYSLRVLSTELENPDSETYFIMHEEEIAGFLKVNWGNAQTERELENAFEIQRLYVLQKFQGFGLGKQLFEFALELAEKNGFSWAWLGVWEHNTKAQAFYNRYGFEKFSQHHFMVGQKVDTDWLLKKKLR
- the pheT gene encoding phenylalanine--tRNA ligase subunit beta; protein product: MLVSYKWLKELVDIDVPSQELAEKMSTTGIEVEGVESPAAGLSKIVVGEVLSCEDVPETHLHVCQVNVGEEEARQIVCGAPNVRAGIKVMVALPGARIADNYKIKKGKIRGLESLGMICSLGELGISDSVVPKEFADGIQILPEDAVPGDEVFSYLDLDDEIIELSITPNRADALSMRGVAHEVAAIYDKAVNFKEFTLTETNEVAADTLSVGIETDKAPYYAARILDNVTIAPSPQWLQNLLMNEGIRPINNVVDVTNYILLYFGQPMHAFDLDTFEGTDIRVREARAGEKLVTLDGEERYLETNDLVITVADKPVALAGVMGGQVTEISENSSRVVLEAAVFNGKSIRKTSGRLNLRSESSSRFEKGINVATVNEALDAAASMIAELAGATVRKGIVSAGELDTSDVEVSSTLADVNRVLGTELSYADVEDVFRRLGFGLSGNAEAFTVSVPRRRWDITIEADLFEEIARIYGYDRLPTSLPKDDGTAGELTATQKLRRQVRTIAEGAGLIEIITYALTTPEKAVEFTAQPSSLTELMWPMTVDRSVLRQNMISGILDTVAYNVARKNKNLALYEIGKVFEQTGNPKEDLPNEINSFAFALTGLVAEKDFQTAAVPVDFFYAKGILEALFIRLGLEVTYTATAEIASLHPGRTAVISLGDQVLGFLGQVHPITAKAYDIPETYVAELNLSAIEAALQPAAPFVEITKFPAVSRDIALLLKAEISHQEVVDAIQAAGVKRLTDIKLFDVFSGEKLGLGMKSMAYSLTFQNPEDSLTDEEVARYMEKIQASLEEKVNAEVR